In a genomic window of Epinephelus fuscoguttatus linkage group LG23, E.fuscoguttatus.final_Chr_v1:
- the LOC125883576 gene encoding GTPase IMAP family member 7-like isoform X3: MDMPNTRRIVLLGKTGVGKSSLANTILGEAKFKINNLNDLETQCSPAETKTINGRSIAVIDTPGFFDIERSEKHEIVRCITECAPGPHAFLIVLKVEKFTEQEKAVITQMCEYFPEDALNYAVIVFTHGDQLPEGMKMDEYVKQSEGLSDLVKKCGGRCHVVDNKYWKTNKEDEYRSNQFQVEELLKTIDKMVMKNNGRYYTDEKLQEVESKIQKEEERIRKSSENLSAEEIRKQARSNIFKKQVNNGAWAWIRSLVGFAVVAGLLATVSAMLTNSTFFRVLKEAPLLNEELTASALADVVEEQAEAALQ; this comes from the coding sequence TGCCAAACACAAGGAGGATTGTCCTACTGGGAAAAACTGGAGTTGGAAAGAGCAGCCTGGCTAACACCATACTGGGAGAGGctaaattcaaaataaacaatttgaatGATTTGGAAACACAATGTTCTCCTGCCGAGACCAAAACTATCAATGGAAGAAGCATCGCTGTGATTGACACTCCTGGTTTCTTTGACATAGAGAGATCTGAGAAACATGAGATAGTGAGGTGCATCACAGAGTGCGCTCCTGGGCCTCATGCTTTTCTCATTGTGCTTAAAGTGGAGAAATTCACAGAGCAGGAGAAGGCTGTCATCACGCAAATGTGTGAATATTTCCCTGAAGATGCTCTAAACTATGCTGTAATTGTCTTCACTCATGGTGACCAGCTCCctgaaggaatgaaaatggatgagTATGTCAAGCAAAGTGAGGGTTTGAGTGATCTGGTGAAGAAGTGTGGAGGCCGATGCCACGTCGTTGATAATAAATACTGGAAGACCAACAAAGAGGACGAGTACAGAAGCAACCAGTTCCAGGTGGAAGAGCTGCTCAAGACCATAGACAAGATGGTGATGAAAAACAACGGAAGATACTACACGGATGAAAAGCTCCAAGAAGTGGAGAGCAAAATACAGAAAGAGGAGGAGCGCATTAGaaagtcatcagaaaacttgtCAGCGGAAGAGATCAGGAAGCAGGCCAGAAGCAACATCTTTAAGAAGCAGGTGAACAATGGAGCCTGGGCATGGATTAGAAGTTTAGTGGGTTTTGCAGTTGTAGCTGGATTACTTGCAACTGTCTCAGCTATGTTGACCAATTCAACATTTTTTAGGGTATTAAAGGAAGCACCACTATTAAATGAAGAATTAACAGCATCAGCACTGGCAGATGTGGTGGAAGAACAAGCTGAGGCAGCATTACAGTAG
- the LOC125883576 gene encoding GTPase IMAP family member 7-like isoform X1 — MRKIKCFLNIKDCKCILLKFKIQVCIRCFICNTLHCSGTADRQVKPVGNNSTVKLQQESRRRTIQPGHSALRGTTVISVFGNMDVLTSRRIVLLGKTGVGKSSLANTILGEDVFRISHSPISEKSLSHAETKSVNGRSITLIDTHSFFDTCGSETMLKAEIVRCITECAPGPHAFLIVLKVEKFTEQEKEVIKKICQYFSEDALKYAVVVFTHGDQLPEGMKIEAFVGQNIDLSDLVRKCRGRCHVVDNKYWENGKEDDYRGNQFQVAELLNTIDRVIETNNGSCYTNEMLKACERQIQQEEEHIRQSFGNMSQVERRNKARISVFDKLLIRLAGTATGILIGALLGMAEMVTAALGNFQDLSDLSALASTARERAASAALRGAVKGAQRGYDAAKGAKSPGEAIEKTVKDVWK; from the exons atgaggaaaataaagtgttttttgaacatcaaAGACTGTAAATGCATtctattaaaatttaaaatacag GTCTGCATCAGGTGCTTCATATGTAACACGCTCCACTGCTCGGGTACGGCTGATCGACAAGTCAAACCAGTAGGAAATAATAGTACAGTCAAGCTACAGcaagagagcaggaggagaaccATCCAGCCAGGACATTCAGCACTCCGAGGGACTACAGTGATTTCTGTTTTTGGCAACATGGACG TGCTAACTTCAAGGAGGATTGTCCTACTGGGGAAAACTGGAGTTGGGAAAAGCAGCCTGGCTAACACCATACTGGGAGAGGATGTGTTCAGGATAAGCCACTCTCCCATCTCTGAGAAAAGTCTTTCTCATGCAGAGACCAAATCTGTCAATGGGAGAAGCATCACTTTGATCGACACTCACAGTTTCTTTGACACATGTGGGTCGGAGACAATGCTCAAGGCTGAGATAGTGAGGTGCATCACAGAGTGTGCTCCTGGGCCTCATGCTTTTCTCATTGTGCTTAAAGTGGAGAAATTcacagagcaggagaaggaagTCATCAAAAAAATATGCCAATATTTCTCTGAAGATGCCTTAAAATATGCTGTGGTTGTCTTCACTCATGGTGACCAGCTCCCGGAAGGGATGAAAATTGAGGCGTTTGTTGGTCAGAATATAGATCTCAGTGACCTGGTGAGGAAGTGCAGAGGCCGGTGCCATGTCGTTGATAATAAATACTGGGAGAACGGCAAAGAGGACGACTACAGAGGCAACCAGTTCCAGGTGGCAGAGCTTCTCAACACAATAGACAGGGTGATTGAGACAAACAATGGAAGCTGCTACACCAATGAGATGCTAAAAGCATGTGAGAGACAAATACAACAAGAGGAAGAACACATTAGACAGTCATTCGGAAACATGTCACAGGTAGAGAGGAGAAATAAGGCTAGAATAAGTGTTTTTGACAAGTTATTGATCAGATTAGCCGGTACTGCAACTGGCATATTGATAGGAGCTTTGCTTGGTATGGCGGAGATGGTCACAGCAGCTCTTGGAAATTTTCAGGATCTTTCAGATTTGTCGGCACTAGCTTCAACAGCAAGAGAAAGGGCTGCATCGGCTGCTCTAAGGGGGGCAGTAAAGGGTGCTCAGAGGGGATATGATGCAGCTAAAGGAGCAAAAAGTCCAGGGGAAGCCATAGAAAAGACAGTAAAGGACGTCTGGAAGTAA
- the LOC125883576 gene encoding GTPase IMAP family member 7-like isoform X2, with amino-acid sequence MDVLTSRRIVLLGKTGVGKSSLANTILGEDVFRISHSPISEKSLSHAETKSVNGRSITLIDTHSFFDTCGSETMLKAEIVRCITECAPGPHAFLIVLKVEKFTEQEKEVIKKICQYFSEDALKYAVVVFTHGDQLPEGMKIEAFVGQNIDLSDLVRKCRGRCHVVDNKYWENGKEDDYRGNQFQVAELLNTIDRVIETNNGSCYTNEMLKACERQIQQEEEHIRQSFGNMSQVERRNKARISVFDKLLIRLAGTATGILIGALLGMAEMVTAALGNFQDLSDLSALASTARERAASAALRGAVKGAQRGYDAAKGAKSPGEAIEKTVKDVWK; translated from the exons ATGGACG TGCTAACTTCAAGGAGGATTGTCCTACTGGGGAAAACTGGAGTTGGGAAAAGCAGCCTGGCTAACACCATACTGGGAGAGGATGTGTTCAGGATAAGCCACTCTCCCATCTCTGAGAAAAGTCTTTCTCATGCAGAGACCAAATCTGTCAATGGGAGAAGCATCACTTTGATCGACACTCACAGTTTCTTTGACACATGTGGGTCGGAGACAATGCTCAAGGCTGAGATAGTGAGGTGCATCACAGAGTGTGCTCCTGGGCCTCATGCTTTTCTCATTGTGCTTAAAGTGGAGAAATTcacagagcaggagaaggaagTCATCAAAAAAATATGCCAATATTTCTCTGAAGATGCCTTAAAATATGCTGTGGTTGTCTTCACTCATGGTGACCAGCTCCCGGAAGGGATGAAAATTGAGGCGTTTGTTGGTCAGAATATAGATCTCAGTGACCTGGTGAGGAAGTGCAGAGGCCGGTGCCATGTCGTTGATAATAAATACTGGGAGAACGGCAAAGAGGACGACTACAGAGGCAACCAGTTCCAGGTGGCAGAGCTTCTCAACACAATAGACAGGGTGATTGAGACAAACAATGGAAGCTGCTACACCAATGAGATGCTAAAAGCATGTGAGAGACAAATACAACAAGAGGAAGAACACATTAGACAGTCATTCGGAAACATGTCACAGGTAGAGAGGAGAAATAAGGCTAGAATAAGTGTTTTTGACAAGTTATTGATCAGATTAGCCGGTACTGCAACTGGCATATTGATAGGAGCTTTGCTTGGTATGGCGGAGATGGTCACAGCAGCTCTTGGAAATTTTCAGGATCTTTCAGATTTGTCGGCACTAGCTTCAACAGCAAGAGAAAGGGCTGCATCGGCTGCTCTAAGGGGGGCAGTAAAGGGTGCTCAGAGGGGATATGATGCAGCTAAAGGAGCAAAAAGTCCAGGGGAAGCCATAGAAAAGACAGTAAAGGACGTCTGGAAGTAA